From Stenotrophomonas maltophilia, a single genomic window includes:
- a CDS encoding low affinity iron permease family protein, with protein MKARNLFNTIAKKAAAATGSPWTFLAAVAIVVIWGISGPLFGFNDTWQLVINTGTTIITFLMVFLIQHTQNSDTAAMQIKLDELIRATAEANNELLDLEELDEERLEEIRREYERMAREAGDALARVRACHATRRDDEAV; from the coding sequence ATGAAAGCAAGAAACCTGTTCAATACGATCGCCAAGAAGGCCGCGGCCGCCACCGGTTCGCCGTGGACCTTCCTGGCTGCGGTCGCGATCGTGGTGATCTGGGGCATCAGTGGCCCGCTGTTCGGTTTCAACGACACCTGGCAGCTGGTGATCAACACCGGCACCACCATCATCACCTTCCTGATGGTGTTCCTGATCCAGCACACGCAGAACTCGGACACCGCGGCGATGCAGATCAAGCTCGACGAGCTGATCCGCGCGACGGCCGAGGCCAACAACGAGCTGCTCGACCTGGAAGAGCTGGACGAAGAGCGACTGGAAGAGATTCGCCGCGAGTACGAGCGCATGGCGCGCGAAGCCGGCGACGCGCTGGCACGAGTGCGTGCCTGCCATGCCACCCGCCGCGACGATGAGGCGGTGTAG
- the smeF gene encoding multidrug efflux RND transporter outer membrane subunit SmeF: MKSASLFLSIAAALALAGCSTLVPKDTAVAPAIPAQWPAEATQGQVADVAAVGWRDFFTDARLQQVIDQSLQNNRDLRVAVLNVERARGQYRVQRADRVPGVAVTGQMQRQGTDAGVTEQFTAGVGVAEFELDLFGRVRNLSEAALQQYFAVAANRRNAQLSLVAETATAWLTYGADAQRLKIADATLKTYEDSLRLAEARHERGGSSALELTQTRTLVETARTDAARLRGQLAQDRNALALLAGGQLDASLLPDSIEPQLLALAPPPAGLPSDVLLQRPDIMAAEHQLLAANANIGAARAAFFPSISLTGSIGSGSSELSNLFDSGTRVWSFLPKITLPIFQGGKLRANLAIANADRDIALAQYEKSIQVGFRETADALALNVSLDEQVSAQQRLVDAAEQANRLSQARYDAGLDSFVTLLDARRTAYNAQQTQLQAQLAQQANRITLYKVLGGGWHERG; the protein is encoded by the coding sequence ATGAAAAGTGCATCCCTGTTCCTTTCCATTGCCGCCGCGCTTGCGCTGGCCGGCTGCTCCACCCTGGTGCCGAAGGACACCGCCGTCGCGCCGGCCATTCCGGCGCAGTGGCCGGCCGAGGCCACGCAGGGCCAGGTGGCCGATGTTGCCGCCGTCGGCTGGCGCGACTTCTTCACCGACGCGCGCCTGCAGCAGGTGATCGACCAGTCGCTGCAGAACAACCGCGACCTGCGCGTGGCCGTGCTCAACGTGGAACGCGCACGCGGCCAGTACCGCGTGCAGCGCGCCGACCGCGTACCCGGCGTGGCCGTCACCGGCCAGATGCAGCGCCAGGGCACCGACGCCGGCGTCACCGAACAGTTCACCGCGGGCGTGGGCGTGGCCGAGTTCGAGCTCGACCTGTTCGGCCGCGTGCGCAACCTCAGCGAGGCGGCGCTGCAGCAGTACTTCGCTGTGGCGGCCAATCGCCGCAATGCGCAGCTGAGCCTGGTGGCCGAGACCGCCACGGCGTGGCTGACCTATGGTGCCGACGCACAGCGGCTGAAGATCGCCGATGCCACGCTGAAGACCTACGAGGATTCGCTGCGCCTGGCCGAAGCCCGCCATGAGCGCGGCGGCAGTTCGGCACTGGAACTGACCCAGACCCGTACGCTGGTGGAAACCGCGCGCACCGATGCCGCACGCCTGCGTGGGCAGCTGGCCCAGGACCGCAACGCGCTGGCACTGCTGGCCGGTGGTCAGCTGGATGCATCACTGCTGCCGGACAGCATCGAGCCGCAGCTGCTGGCGCTGGCACCGCCGCCGGCCGGCCTGCCCAGCGACGTGCTGCTGCAGCGCCCGGATATCATGGCCGCCGAACACCAGCTGCTGGCCGCCAACGCCAACATCGGCGCGGCGCGCGCGGCGTTCTTCCCGAGCATCTCGCTGACCGGCAGCATCGGCAGTGGTTCGAGCGAACTGTCCAACCTGTTCGACAGCGGCACCCGCGTGTGGAGCTTCCTGCCGAAGATCACCCTGCCGATCTTCCAGGGCGGCAAGCTGCGCGCCAACCTGGCCATTGCCAACGCCGACCGCGATATCGCGCTGGCGCAGTACGAGAAATCGATCCAGGTCGGCTTCCGCGAAACCGCCGACGCGCTGGCGCTGAATGTCAGCCTGGATGAGCAGGTGAGTGCACAGCAGCGCCTGGTGGATGCGGCCGAACAGGCCAACCGCCTGTCACAGGCGCGCTACGACGCCGGCCTGGACAGCTTCGTCACCCTGCTCGATGCACGGCGTACCGCCTACAACGCGCAGCAGACGCAGCTGCAGGCGCAGCTGGCCCAGCAGGCCAACCGCATCACGTTGTACAAGGTGCTGGGCGGCGGCTGGCACGAGCGCGGATAA
- the smeE gene encoding multidrug efflux RND transporter permease subunit SmeE, with protein sequence MARFFIDRPIFAWVIAIIIMLAGGLALFKLPVSMYPNVAPPAVEISATYPGASAKVVEDSVTQIIEQNMKGLDGLIYFSSNSSSNGQATITLTFESGTNPDIAQVQVQNKLQLAMPLLPQEVQRQGINVAKSSSGFLNVIAFVSENGSMDANDIADYVGSNVVDRLSRVPGVGNIQVFGGKYAMRIWLDPNKLHTYGLSVAEVTAAVKAQNAQVAIGQLGGAPSVKGQQLNATINAQSRLQTPEQFRNIIVRGAQDGAELRLGDVARVELGAESYDFVTRYNGQPASGLAVTLATGANALDTAAGVDAALQDMKSFFPAGLKAEIPYDTTPFVRVSIKGVVQTLIEAIVLVFVVMYLFLQNFRATLIPTIAVPVVLLGTFGVLAMLGFSVNMLTMFAMVLAIGLLVDDAIVVVENVERIMSEEGLSPLEATRKSMGQITGALVGIGLVLSAVFVPMAFMSGSTGVIYRQFSATIVSAMALSVLVAIVLTPALCATMLKPLKKGEHHVAHKGWSGRFFNGFNRGFDRTSESYQRGVRGIIHRPWRFMGIVAALFVLMGVLFVRLPSSFLPNEDQGVLMALVQAPVGATQERTLESITALENHFLQNEKDAVESVFSVQGFSFAGMGQNAGMAFVKLKDWSERDADNGVMPITGRAMAALGQIKDAFIFAFPPPAIPELGTASGYTFFLKDNSGQGHEALVAARNQLLGLAAGSKKLANVRPNGQEDTPQFRIDIDAAKATSLGLSIDQINGTLAAAWGSSYIDDFVDRGRVKRVFVQADQPFRMVPEDFDLWSVKNDKGEMVPFSAFASKHWDYGSPRLERYNGVSAMEIQGEPAPGVASGDAMAEIEQLAKQLPAGFGIEWTAMSYQERQAGSQTPLLYTLSLMIVFLCLAAMYESWSVPTAVLLAAPLGILGAVLANTFKGLERDIYFQVAMLTTVGLTSKNAILIVEFAKENLEKGASLIESIMHAVRDRLRPIVMTSLAFGMGVVPLAISTGAGSGAKQAIGTGVLGGMIVGTVLGVFFVPLFFVVVQRVFKRKSST encoded by the coding sequence ATGGCACGCTTTTTCATCGATCGACCCATCTTTGCATGGGTGATCGCCATCATCATCATGCTCGCCGGCGGCCTGGCCCTGTTCAAGCTGCCGGTCTCGATGTACCCCAACGTCGCACCGCCGGCGGTGGAAATCAGCGCCACCTATCCGGGTGCATCGGCCAAGGTGGTCGAGGACTCGGTGACGCAGATCATCGAGCAGAACATGAAGGGCCTTGATGGCCTGATCTACTTCTCCTCCAACAGCTCGTCCAACGGCCAGGCCACCATCACCCTGACCTTCGAGAGCGGCACCAACCCGGACATCGCCCAGGTGCAGGTGCAGAACAAGCTGCAGCTGGCCATGCCGCTGCTGCCGCAGGAAGTACAGCGGCAGGGCATCAACGTGGCCAAGTCCAGCTCGGGCTTCCTGAACGTCATCGCGTTCGTGTCCGAGAATGGCAGCATGGACGCCAACGACATCGCCGACTACGTCGGTTCCAACGTCGTCGACCGTCTGAGCCGCGTGCCGGGCGTGGGCAACATCCAGGTGTTCGGTGGCAAGTACGCCATGCGCATCTGGCTGGACCCGAACAAGCTGCACACCTACGGCCTGTCGGTTGCCGAAGTGACGGCAGCGGTGAAGGCGCAGAACGCCCAGGTGGCCATCGGCCAGCTTGGCGGTGCGCCGTCGGTCAAGGGCCAGCAGCTCAACGCCACCATCAACGCGCAGTCGCGCCTGCAGACCCCGGAACAGTTCCGCAACATCATCGTGCGCGGTGCGCAGGACGGTGCCGAACTGCGCCTGGGTGATGTCGCCCGCGTCGAACTGGGTGCCGAGTCCTACGACTTCGTCACCCGCTACAACGGCCAGCCGGCCAGCGGCCTGGCGGTCACCCTGGCCACCGGCGCCAACGCGCTGGACACCGCGGCCGGTGTGGATGCCGCGCTGCAGGACATGAAGAGCTTCTTCCCGGCCGGGCTGAAGGCCGAGATCCCGTACGACACCACCCCGTTCGTGCGCGTGTCGATCAAGGGCGTGGTGCAGACCCTGATCGAAGCGATCGTGCTGGTGTTCGTGGTGATGTACCTGTTCCTGCAGAACTTCCGCGCCACCCTGATCCCGACCATCGCCGTGCCGGTGGTGCTGCTGGGTACCTTCGGCGTGCTGGCGATGCTGGGCTTCTCGGTGAACATGCTGACCATGTTCGCGATGGTGCTGGCGATCGGCCTGCTGGTGGACGATGCCATCGTGGTGGTGGAGAACGTCGAGCGCATCATGTCCGAGGAAGGACTGTCGCCGCTCGAAGCGACCCGCAAGTCGATGGGGCAGATCACCGGCGCGCTGGTGGGTATCGGCCTGGTGCTGTCGGCGGTGTTCGTGCCGATGGCCTTCATGAGCGGCTCCACCGGCGTGATCTACCGCCAGTTCTCGGCCACGATCGTCTCGGCGATGGCGTTGTCGGTGCTGGTGGCGATCGTGCTGACCCCGGCGCTGTGCGCGACCATGCTCAAGCCGCTGAAGAAGGGCGAGCACCACGTCGCGCACAAGGGCTGGTCCGGTCGTTTCTTCAACGGTTTCAACCGTGGTTTCGACCGCACCAGCGAAAGCTACCAGCGTGGCGTGCGCGGCATCATCCACCGTCCGTGGCGTTTCATGGGCATCGTGGCGGCGCTGTTCGTGCTGATGGGCGTGCTGTTCGTGCGCCTGCCCAGCTCGTTCCTGCCCAACGAGGACCAGGGCGTGCTGATGGCGCTGGTGCAGGCACCGGTCGGTGCCACCCAGGAGCGCACGCTGGAATCGATCACGGCACTGGAAAACCACTTCCTGCAGAACGAGAAGGATGCGGTGGAATCGGTGTTCTCGGTGCAGGGCTTCAGCTTCGCCGGCATGGGACAGAACGCGGGCATGGCCTTCGTCAAGCTGAAGGACTGGAGCGAGCGTGACGCCGACAACGGCGTGATGCCGATCACCGGGCGCGCGATGGCGGCACTGGGCCAGATCAAGGATGCCTTCATCTTCGCCTTCCCGCCGCCGGCCATTCCGGAACTGGGTACCGCCTCGGGCTATACCTTCTTCCTGAAGGACAACAGCGGCCAGGGCCACGAGGCCCTGGTGGCCGCGCGCAACCAGCTGCTGGGGCTCGCCGCAGGCAGCAAGAAGCTGGCCAACGTGCGTCCGAACGGCCAGGAAGACACGCCGCAGTTCCGCATCGACATCGATGCGGCCAAGGCGACCTCGCTGGGGCTGTCGATCGACCAGATCAACGGCACGCTGGCCGCCGCGTGGGGCAGTTCGTACATCGATGACTTCGTCGATCGCGGCCGCGTCAAGCGTGTGTTCGTGCAGGCCGACCAGCCGTTCCGCATGGTGCCGGAGGACTTCGACCTCTGGTCGGTGAAGAACGACAAGGGCGAGATGGTGCCGTTCAGCGCGTTCGCCAGCAAGCACTGGGACTACGGTTCGCCGCGCCTGGAGCGCTACAACGGTGTGTCGGCGATGGAGATCCAGGGCGAACCGGCCCCGGGTGTCGCGTCCGGTGATGCCATGGCCGAGATCGAACAGCTGGCCAAGCAGCTGCCGGCGGGCTTCGGCATCGAATGGACGGCGATGTCCTACCAGGAACGCCAGGCTGGCTCGCAGACGCCGCTGCTGTACACGCTGTCGCTGATGATCGTGTTCCTGTGCCTGGCCGCGATGTATGAAAGCTGGAGCGTGCCGACCGCCGTGCTGCTGGCCGCCCCGCTGGGCATCCTCGGCGCGGTACTGGCCAACACCTTCAAGGGCCTGGAACGCGACATCTACTTCCAGGTGGCGATGCTGACCACGGTGGGCCTGACCAGCAAGAACGCGATCCTGATCGTCGAGTTCGCCAAGGAAAACCTGGAGAAGGGCGCCAGCCTGATCGAGTCGATCATGCATGCCGTGCGCGACCGCCTGCGCCCGATCGTGATGACCTCGCTGGCTTTCGGCATGGGCGTGGTACCGCTGGCGATCTCCACCGGTGCCGGCTCCGGCGCCAAGCAGGCGATCGGCACCGGCGTGCTCGGCGGCATGATCGTCGGCACCGTGCTCGGCGTGTTCTTCGTGCCGCTGTTCTTCGTCGTGGTGCAGCGCGTGTTCAAGCGCAAATCCTCCACGTAA
- the smeD gene encoding multidrug efflux RND transporter periplasmic adaptor subunit SmeD, which produces MLLSRIRPFALSLAIAATVAACGGQPQAPEQGPGDVTVVTLKSETVGLTRELPGRTNAFLVAEVRPQVNGIVAKRLFTEGGMVKAGEPLYQLDDASYRAQANNARAQLARAEATANAARLSAKRITELAKVDAVSQQDLENAVAAQKQAEADVGAAKASLDAANVTLGYARITAPISGRIGKSSVTQGALVSAGQANALATVQQLDPIYVDLTQSSAELLQLRRELAAGRLQDNQTLPVSILMEDGSTFEHKGTLEFSEVSVDPATGSFGLRVKVDNPDGLLMPGMYVRAVIGGGVRSDAVLVPMQGIARDPKGDTTAMVVDKDNKVEVRPVKVSRTVGDKWLVDDGLKAGDKVIVEGLQKIGPGMPVKATEKGAAPAKPAAAAQPAAPAGDAK; this is translated from the coding sequence ATGTTGCTGAGCCGAATCCGACCCTTCGCGCTGTCGCTGGCCATCGCCGCGACCGTGGCTGCCTGTGGCGGCCAACCCCAGGCCCCCGAACAGGGCCCGGGTGACGTCACCGTGGTCACGCTGAAGTCCGAGACCGTGGGCCTGACCCGCGAACTGCCCGGCCGTACCAATGCCTTCCTGGTGGCCGAAGTGCGCCCGCAGGTCAATGGCATCGTTGCCAAGCGCCTGTTCACCGAGGGCGGCATGGTCAAGGCCGGTGAGCCGCTGTACCAGCTCGATGACGCCAGCTACCGCGCCCAGGCCAACAACGCCCGCGCCCAGCTGGCCCGCGCCGAAGCCACCGCCAACGCCGCCCGGCTGAGCGCCAAGCGCATCACCGAGCTGGCCAAGGTCGACGCGGTCAGCCAGCAGGACCTGGAAAACGCCGTGGCCGCGCAGAAGCAGGCCGAGGCCGATGTCGGTGCCGCCAAGGCCTCGCTGGACGCGGCCAACGTCACCCTCGGCTACGCCCGCATCACCGCGCCGATCAGCGGCCGCATCGGCAAGTCCAGCGTCACCCAGGGTGCGCTGGTCAGCGCCGGCCAGGCCAACGCGCTGGCCACCGTGCAGCAGCTGGACCCGATCTATGTGGACCTGACCCAGTCCTCGGCCGAGCTGCTGCAGCTGCGTCGCGAACTGGCCGCCGGCCGCCTGCAGGACAACCAGACCCTGCCGGTCAGCATCCTGATGGAAGACGGCAGCACCTTCGAGCACAAGGGCACGCTGGAGTTTTCCGAGGTCAGCGTCGATCCGGCCACCGGCAGCTTCGGCCTGCGCGTGAAGGTGGACAACCCCGACGGCCTGCTGATGCCGGGCATGTACGTGCGTGCGGTGATCGGCGGCGGCGTGCGCAGCGATGCGGTGCTGGTGCCGATGCAGGGCATCGCCCGTGATCCGAAGGGCGACACCACGGCGATGGTGGTCGACAAGGACAACAAGGTCGAAGTGCGCCCGGTCAAGGTCAGCCGCACGGTCGGCGACAAGTGGCTGGTCGATGACGGCCTGAAGGCCGGCGACAAGGTCATTGTCGAAGGCCTGCAGAAGATCGGCCCCGGCATGCCGGTCAAGGCCACCGAGAAGGGCGCTGCACCGGCCAAGCCGGCGGCAGCCGCCCAGCCTGCCGCCCCGGCCGGCGACGCGAAGTAA
- the smeT gene encoding efflux transporter SmeDEF transcriptional repressor SmeT, whose protein sequence is MARKTKEDTQATREGILDAAEACFHEHGVARTTLEMIGARAGYTRGAVYWHFKNKSEVLTAIVERVHLPFMQELERTSTDQRDTPVEDLRAVMIHSFIELSEDERLRKTMEIMLRSDASADTRVLTEMQQAGFRDALDRMERALRRAGDLGQLRDGADPKIAARMLHATVLGVLHGAMVEPELMDLKRDGMLALDMTLAAYVKDGVFVPGTVPEPLPEG, encoded by the coding sequence ATGGCCCGCAAGACCAAAGAGGACACCCAGGCAACCCGGGAAGGCATCCTTGACGCCGCCGAAGCCTGCTTCCATGAACACGGCGTGGCCCGTACCACGCTGGAGATGATCGGCGCCCGCGCTGGCTATACCCGTGGCGCGGTGTACTGGCACTTCAAGAACAAGAGCGAGGTGCTGACCGCGATCGTCGAGCGCGTGCACCTGCCCTTCATGCAGGAACTGGAACGCACCTCCACCGACCAGCGCGATACCCCGGTGGAAGACCTGCGCGCGGTGATGATCCACTCGTTCATCGAGCTGTCCGAGGACGAGCGCCTGCGCAAGACCATGGAGATCATGCTGCGCAGCGATGCCTCGGCCGACACCAGGGTGCTGACCGAAATGCAGCAGGCCGGTTTCCGCGATGCGCTGGACCGCATGGAACGGGCGTTGCGTCGCGCCGGGGACCTGGGCCAGCTGCGCGACGGCGCCGACCCGAAGATCGCCGCGCGCATGCTGCACGCCACGGTGCTGGGCGTGCTGCATGGGGCGATGGTCGAACCGGAACTGATGGACCTCAAGCGCGACGGCATGCTCGCGCTGGACATGACCCTGGCCGCCTACGTGAAGGACGGCGTATTCGTGCCCGGAACGGTGCCCGAGCCGTTGCCGGAGGGGTGA
- a CDS encoding Gfo/Idh/MocA family protein, with protein MILDNVVWGFIGCGSVTEKKSGPALAGTPGSRVAAVMRRNTALAEDYARRHAIPRWYADADALIADPEVNAIYVATPPSTHMQYALQAIAAGKPVYIEKPMAMDHGECVRILEASARSGVPVFVAYYRRALPRFAKVKQLLDSGAIGTPRSVRATLHRPHSAHATSPDFWRTNPAISGGGLFVDLGSHTLDLLDHLLGPLSDVSGLASSQAGAYAAEDSVSMCFRTGTGAHGIAQWSFCAFRRQDEIEITGDRGQLRFATFEDVPVLLETDAGMQAFEIPNPPSIQQPLIATLVDELRGHGRSPSTGLSAARTNAVIDQVLQAYRARQ; from the coding sequence ATGATCCTGGACAACGTGGTATGGGGCTTCATCGGTTGCGGCAGCGTCACCGAAAAGAAGAGTGGCCCTGCGCTGGCCGGCACGCCCGGTTCACGGGTGGCTGCCGTGATGCGCCGCAATACGGCACTGGCCGAGGATTACGCACGGCGCCATGCGATTCCCCGCTGGTATGCCGATGCCGATGCGCTCATCGCCGATCCGGAGGTGAACGCGATCTACGTCGCCACGCCGCCCTCCACCCACATGCAGTACGCGTTGCAGGCCATTGCGGCGGGCAAGCCGGTCTATATCGAAAAGCCCATGGCCATGGACCATGGCGAGTGCGTGCGCATTCTGGAGGCCAGCGCACGCAGTGGCGTACCGGTGTTCGTTGCCTATTACCGCCGCGCCCTGCCCCGCTTCGCGAAGGTCAAGCAGTTGCTGGACAGCGGCGCGATCGGTACGCCGCGCAGCGTGCGCGCGACCCTGCATCGGCCACACTCGGCGCATGCCACATCGCCGGACTTCTGGCGGACCAACCCCGCGATCTCCGGCGGCGGCCTGTTCGTCGATCTCGGCTCGCACACCCTGGACCTGCTCGACCATCTGCTGGGCCCGCTGAGCGATGTCAGCGGCCTGGCCAGTTCTCAGGCAGGCGCGTATGCCGCCGAGGACAGCGTCTCGATGTGCTTTCGCACCGGAACCGGTGCGCACGGCATCGCGCAGTGGAGTTTCTGCGCATTCCGGCGCCAGGATGAGATCGAAATCACTGGCGACCGTGGGCAGCTGCGTTTTGCCACCTTCGAGGACGTCCCGGTGCTGCTGGAAACCGACGCGGGCATGCAGGCGTTCGAGATCCCGAACCCGCCGTCGATCCAGCAGCCGTTGATTGCCACCCTCGTGGACGAACTGCGCGGCCACGGGCGCTCGCCCTCGACCGGCCTCAGTGCCGCCCGCACCAACGCGGTGATCGACCAGGTACTGCAGGCCTACCGCGCCAGACAGTGA